A stretch of the Parabacteroides timonensis genome encodes the following:
- a CDS encoding RNA polymerase sigma-70 factor: MFVAEKKRKLSSKTIDIKNLLTLLSEDNRLAFNLFYDLYYDQVFRFAYYFLKDTEACREVVADAFFSVWQSRLKLKEIGNIKTYLFIVVRNESTRYLTRVSRDRFVSLEEAKLQLEVKGGISPEDELLTAEIDNLLNQVINSLPEKCRMIFLLARQEGLKPKEIAERLSINESTVRVQMKIAIDKIVTSLKPHFPDITFALFLTYIA, encoded by the coding sequence ATGTTTGTTGCGGAAAAGAAAAGGAAATTGAGCAGCAAAACGATAGATATAAAGAACTTGCTTACCCTGTTGTCTGAAGATAACAGGTTGGCTTTTAATTTGTTTTATGATCTGTATTACGATCAGGTTTTTCGTTTTGCTTACTATTTTCTGAAAGATACTGAAGCCTGCCGTGAGGTGGTAGCCGATGCCTTTTTCTCTGTCTGGCAATCCCGCTTAAAATTGAAAGAGATTGGAAATATCAAAACGTATCTGTTTATTGTTGTACGGAATGAATCTACCCGTTATTTGACACGGGTATCGAGGGATCGTTTTGTCTCGTTGGAAGAGGCTAAGCTTCAATTGGAAGTCAAAGGCGGAATATCTCCGGAAGATGAATTGCTGACAGCCGAAATAGATAACCTGTTGAATCAGGTAATCAATAGTTTGCCCGAAAAATGCCGTATGATTTTTTTGCTGGCCAGACAGGAAGGACTGAAACCGAAAGAGATAGCCGAAAGATTGTCGATCAATGAAAGTACGGTCCGTGTACAAATGAAAATCGCGATTGATAAGATTGTAACTAGCCTGAAACCTCATTTCCCGGATATTACATTTGCTCTATTTCTTACCTATATTGCTTGA
- a CDS encoding TonB-dependent receptor — protein sequence MRLSVVLCLLTIFCASANVSYSQVAEISLDLNNVTLKQALDEVKQQSEYSFWYRDKEINLNKKVSVRLDRQNINVVLENLLAGQGLAYMIDEKHIIIYKKTDEAVVGKNLQQIKRITGKVVDYKGETIIGANILVKHSENNGTVTDINGHFSLDVPANATIQVSYIGYVEQEIKIGNQTELKIVLQEDSRALDEVVVVGYGTQKKVNLTGAVTAISSEVINKRQVGQASLALQGTAPGVTITQRSGQPGLDEGDIKIRGIGTLNNANPLILVDGIEMGLNSLDVSTIESISVLKDAASASIYGSKAANGVILVTTKRAAEGKFNISYSGYVTKQSPTNMPKKLGAIDHMMLLNESKLNAGAGAVYTDEQIRDWREKGPSDRDHYPDTDWQDAILQGNGIQHNHSLTMTGGTDKLKVLASIGYLGQGGIIKNVDFERISLRLNTDFIFSKYFSSSLDVYLYNSNRNSVAKYNSESSNGSGIGYIFYLMNKLPAVQACQYANGNYAEGQNGENPVASIHEGGFTNEKSTPMMGNLSFKWTPIDDFWMQAAFSPSISYPQSKAFINRVTTYNLDGSVFSTLPSKSNLTMQSDYNRYLQFRSTANYKKTIKQHTIAALAGFQYESNYSSGFNAFRDDYLFPEYTVLQAGSVENMRNDGWAGESVLMSWFGRINYDFNSKYLFEANIRYDGSSKFGKGNKWGAFPSFSAGWRLSEEVFWNNLKEYVSNFKVRASWGTLGNQSINDNYPFSSNIDMTTKYISEDRLMDGAAVLTMNNPDITWETTQMTNVGVDFNLIDKISVSFDWYYKKTKDILLKLDIPRTMGLLATYQNAGTVENKGYDLNITYSDKIGDFDFDLSFNLSDVKNKILDLKGINGTGLVTNREGYSINSLYMYKSLGILSDNDFEADGTYKWTRQIRSLAPGDLRYENSNDDDLINDDDRQVLGSTIPRYTYGINFAGRYKGFDLNILLQGVGKVDGYLTQIAMYPFHMGGTAFEIHKDRWTTENQNTGATFPRLYFNDSNNYLNSDFYKKSAAYLRLKNVQLGYRIPEAISKKALIEYLRFYVSGENLLTFTNFWNGWDPEVSPAQGGQYYPQVKSIGFGVDIRF from the coding sequence ATGAGATTATCCGTAGTATTATGTTTGTTAACCATTTTTTGTGCATCCGCCAATGTTAGTTATTCACAGGTAGCAGAGATATCTCTGGATCTGAATAATGTAACTCTCAAACAGGCGTTGGATGAAGTAAAGCAGCAAAGCGAATATTCTTTCTGGTATAGGGATAAAGAAATTAATTTGAATAAAAAGGTTTCTGTTCGGCTTGACAGGCAGAATATCAATGTCGTTTTAGAGAACTTGTTGGCCGGTCAGGGATTGGCTTATATGATTGATGAAAAACATATTATCATTTATAAGAAGACAGATGAGGCTGTCGTTGGAAAGAACCTGCAACAAATAAAAAGGATAACAGGTAAAGTTGTCGATTATAAAGGAGAAACAATTATCGGGGCCAATATTCTTGTTAAACATTCAGAGAATAATGGTACGGTAACTGATATAAACGGTCATTTTAGTTTGGATGTTCCGGCTAACGCTACGATACAAGTTTCTTATATCGGTTATGTGGAACAGGAAATAAAAATAGGAAATCAAACGGAACTGAAAATCGTATTACAGGAAGACAGCCGTGCTTTGGATGAAGTTGTGGTTGTCGGATATGGTACACAGAAAAAGGTAAATCTGACGGGTGCCGTGACTGCCATCAGTAGTGAAGTGATCAATAAGCGCCAGGTAGGTCAGGCTTCACTGGCTCTTCAGGGAACGGCACCCGGGGTAACGATTACACAACGTTCCGGACAGCCGGGATTGGATGAAGGTGATATTAAGATCCGGGGGATCGGAACATTGAATAATGCGAACCCTTTGATTCTGGTCGATGGGATAGAGATGGGATTAAACAGTCTGGACGTTTCGACGATCGAATCTATTTCTGTATTGAAAGATGCGGCATCTGCTTCAATCTATGGTTCGAAAGCTGCTAATGGGGTTATCCTTGTAACAACCAAACGGGCTGCGGAAGGAAAGTTTAATATTTCGTACAGTGGATATGTGACAAAGCAAAGTCCGACTAACATGCCTAAGAAGTTAGGGGCGATAGATCACATGATGCTATTAAATGAGTCGAAGTTAAATGCCGGTGCCGGTGCTGTTTATACCGATGAGCAAATAAGAGACTGGCGAGAAAAAGGTCCTTCCGATCGGGATCATTATCCTGATACAGACTGGCAGGACGCTATATTGCAGGGAAACGGTATTCAGCACAATCACAGTTTGACGATGACAGGTGGCACGGATAAATTGAAAGTGTTGGCTTCCATCGGTTATTTAGGTCAGGGAGGTATTATAAAGAATGTTGACTTTGAGCGTATATCCTTACGACTGAATACTGATTTTATCTTTTCGAAGTATTTCTCTTCTTCATTGGATGTTTATCTTTATAACTCTAACCGGAATTCGGTAGCGAAGTATAATAGTGAATCTTCCAATGGTTCAGGTATCGGGTACATTTTTTATCTGATGAATAAGTTGCCGGCAGTGCAGGCCTGTCAATATGCTAATGGAAATTACGCAGAGGGACAAAATGGTGAAAATCCTGTGGCTAGTATTCATGAAGGAGGCTTTACAAATGAGAAGTCTACGCCGATGATGGGTAATTTGTCTTTCAAATGGACTCCTATCGATGATTTTTGGATGCAGGCAGCTTTCTCTCCTTCTATCTCCTATCCGCAATCGAAGGCTTTCATCAATCGGGTCACGACTTATAATCTGGATGGAAGTGTTTTCTCCACTTTACCCAGTAAGTCTAATCTGACCATGCAATCCGATTATAACCGGTATCTTCAGTTTAGGAGTACGGCTAATTATAAGAAAACCATAAAACAACATACGATTGCCGCTTTAGCCGGTTTCCAATATGAATCGAATTACAGTTCTGGTTTTAATGCTTTCAGGGACGATTATCTATTCCCGGAATATACGGTTTTACAGGCCGGTTCTGTAGAGAATATGAGAAACGACGGTTGGGCTGGCGAGAGCGTACTGATGTCATGGTTCGGTCGCATAAATTATGACTTTAACAGTAAGTATCTGTTTGAAGCAAATATTCGTTATGACGGATCTTCTAAGTTTGGGAAGGGTAATAAATGGGGAGCTTTCCCGTCTTTCTCGGCTGGCTGGAGATTATCGGAGGAAGTGTTTTGGAATAACCTGAAGGAATATGTTTCAAACTTTAAGGTAAGGGCATCGTGGGGAACACTCGGAAATCAAAGTATTAATGACAATTACCCGTTTTCTTCCAATATCGATATGACGACGAAATATATTTCGGAAGATAGATTGATGGATGGTGCTGCTGTCCTGACAATGAACAATCCAGATATTACCTGGGAAACGACTCAGATGACCAATGTCGGTGTAGATTTTAATTTAATCGATAAAATCAGTGTGTCTTTCGACTGGTATTATAAGAAGACGAAGGATATTTTATTGAAACTGGATATTCCCCGGACTATGGGATTACTAGCAACTTACCAGAATGCCGGTACCGTTGAAAATAAAGGGTATGACCTGAATATCACTTATTCGGATAAAATAGGGGATTTTGATTTCGACCTTTCTTTTAATTTATCGGATGTAAAGAATAAGATCCTGGACTTAAAAGGTATAAACGGAACCGGACTCGTGACAAACAGGGAAGGATATTCTATTAATTCTTTATACATGTACAAATCTTTGGGTATTCTTTCTGATAATGATTTTGAGGCAGACGGTACTTATAAATGGACTCGCCAGATACGTAGCCTGGCTCCGGGGGATTTGAGATATGAAAACAGTAATGACGATGATTTGATAAATGATGATGATCGCCAAGTATTAGGTTCGACGATCCCCAGATATACTTATGGCATTAATTTTGCTGGACGTTATAAAGGATTTGATTTAAATATTTTATTACAAGGCGTAGGCAAGGTGGATGGTTATCTGACTCAAATAGCGATGTATCCGTTCCATATGGGAGGTACCGCTTTTGAGATTCATAAAGATCGTTGGACAACTGAAAATCAGAATACTGGAGCGACTTTTCCACGGTTATACTTCAACGACTCGAATAATTATCTGAATTCAGACTTTTATAAGAAAAGTGCAGCTTATCTGAGGTTGAAGAATGTTCAGCTGGGGTATCGTATCCCTGAAGCTATTTCCAAAAAGGCTTTGATTGAATATCTGAGATTCTATGTGTCGGGCGAAAACCTGTTGACGTTTACGAATTTCTGGAATGGCTGGGATCCGGAAGTATCTCCAGCTCAGGGAGGCCAGTATTATCCTCAAGTAAAAAGCATTGGTTTTGGTGTAGATATTCGTTTTTAA
- a CDS encoding RagB/SusD family nutrient uptake outer membrane protein produces MKTKKNMISLFLVCILLFTSCEGVLEKYPLNLPSTETFLENEDQIKMAIVGIHSPLYLMYDWIPFMIYFDNASDIAAERDVNPEQLYHNPSAWQLKDLWTYMYNGISRCNFVLDNINRSEGKVSEEKINQYKAEVKTMRAYYYHVLVSMFGDVPLIEHVQTISEAYVSRDAKDKVVDFIISDCEEAVPFLSQKNAPNTMAITKGFAWAIVARTALYNNRLEVAVDACRKIMELEGTEYILDDSYENLTKIAGKTSKEIIWAVQFNQDDKTQLMPKRYLSRLGGGYSNKMPVQALVDSYECIDGLSIDKSPLYDPLHPWENRDPRLGYTIALPGTVFLGYQFETNKDSIKCWNYNVTPAVRIDNLDATHTYASFSGYCWRKYVDASEYRTDGASSINAIVFRYAEILLTYAEAKIELNQLDNTVYESINKVRARVGMPSVSNGKSQQELRAIIRKERKYELAGEGARLFDIRRWGMAEKVMNGMCYGRVPTGYPSTAPSIDEYGNPDYSNYPDKDKLGTKLGIRYFDPAKHYLSPIPFAEIQTNKNLIQNPGY; encoded by the coding sequence ATGAAAACAAAAAAGAATATGATAAGTCTGTTTCTTGTATGTATATTGTTGTTTACATCTTGTGAAGGCGTTTTAGAAAAGTATCCGTTGAATCTTCCTTCTACAGAAACCTTTCTGGAAAATGAAGATCAGATAAAAATGGCGATAGTCGGGATACACTCTCCACTCTATCTGATGTATGACTGGATCCCTTTTATGATCTATTTCGATAATGCCTCGGATATTGCTGCTGAGAGAGATGTGAACCCCGAACAATTGTATCATAATCCGAGTGCCTGGCAATTGAAAGATCTTTGGACGTATATGTATAATGGCATTTCAAGATGTAATTTTGTTTTGGATAATATCAACCGCTCCGAAGGAAAGGTTTCAGAAGAGAAGATCAATCAGTACAAAGCGGAAGTAAAGACTATGCGTGCTTATTATTATCATGTATTGGTATCTATGTTTGGTGATGTTCCTCTGATTGAACATGTACAGACAATAAGTGAAGCCTATGTCTCTCGAGATGCAAAGGATAAAGTCGTGGATTTCATTATTTCGGATTGTGAAGAAGCGGTACCTTTCCTTTCCCAGAAAAATGCACCGAACACAATGGCCATAACAAAAGGTTTTGCCTGGGCTATTGTGGCGCGAACTGCTCTATATAATAACCGTTTGGAGGTCGCGGTCGACGCTTGTCGTAAAATAATGGAACTGGAAGGTACTGAATATATTCTCGACGATAGTTATGAGAATCTGACAAAGATTGCCGGAAAAACTTCAAAAGAAATTATTTGGGCTGTCCAGTTTAACCAGGATGATAAAACGCAGTTGATGCCTAAACGTTATTTATCTCGTTTAGGGGGCGGTTATTCGAATAAAATGCCTGTTCAGGCACTCGTTGATTCTTATGAATGTATCGATGGCCTTTCTATCGATAAATCCCCTCTTTACGACCCTCTACATCCCTGGGAAAACAGAGATCCGAGACTGGGGTATACGATTGCTTTACCCGGTACGGTTTTTCTCGGTTATCAGTTCGAAACGAATAAAGACAGTATAAAATGCTGGAATTATAATGTGACCCCGGCTGTAAGGATTGATAATTTGGATGCAACACATACGTATGCCAGTTTCTCCGGATATTGTTGGAGAAAGTATGTCGATGCTTCCGAATATCGAACGGACGGTGCTTCTTCTATCAATGCGATCGTATTCCGTTATGCAGAAATATTGTTGACTTATGCGGAGGCCAAGATTGAATTGAATCAATTGGATAATACGGTTTATGAGTCTATAAATAAGGTGAGAGCCAGAGTTGGGATGCCGTCTGTTTCCAATGGCAAGAGCCAACAGGAGTTGAGGGCTATAATCAGGAAAGAACGGAAATATGAATTGGCAGGCGAAGGTGCCCGTTTATTTGATATACGTCGTTGGGGGATGGCAGAAAAGGTAATGAACGGAATGTGTTATGGTCGTGTACCGACAGGCTATCCGTCTACTGCTCCTTCGATTGATGAATATGGTAACCCGGATTATTCAAACTATCCAGATAAAGATAAATTGGGGACAAAATTAGGCATACGTTATTTTGACCCGGCGAAGCATTATTTGTCTCCTATTCCTTTTGCGGAAATCCAGACAAATAAGAACCTGATCCAGAATCCTGGATATTAA
- a CDS encoding AI-2E family transporter, protein MSLKESYWKYSLITIILVMGIILFIEFMPFLGGILGAFTIYILLRKQMLHLTEKKHLNRSLVAILLLLETILCFLIPLSLAVWLFINKLQTINLDPTVLVSSFEHIADIVRQKVGYNILDKGNIASIVSVLPKIGQALMGGISGFAINVAVLVLILYFMLIGGSQMEAYIYDILPFNERNKKEVLKEINMIVTSNAIGIPLLAIIQGLIAMLGYWIFNAPSAFLFGFLTCFATIIPVVGTAIVWLPLVVYMALTGDWVNGLGLAAYALIVITNVDNLIRFMLQKKMADIHPLVTIFGVIIGLSLFGFMGVIFGPLLISVFMLCFNMFKKEYLHSKNDTPTG, encoded by the coding sequence ATGAGCTTGAAAGAATCGTACTGGAAGTATTCCCTAATTACAATCATCCTGGTCATGGGGATAATACTTTTTATTGAATTTATGCCATTCCTGGGAGGGATACTCGGAGCATTCACCATCTATATATTGCTAAGAAAACAGATGCTGCATCTTACGGAAAAGAAACATCTGAACCGCAGCCTGGTAGCTATACTTCTATTACTCGAAACTATTTTATGTTTTCTGATCCCTCTCTCTCTGGCCGTATGGTTGTTTATCAATAAATTACAGACGATCAATCTCGATCCGACCGTACTGGTCAGCAGTTTTGAGCATATTGCTGATATTGTCCGTCAGAAAGTAGGATATAATATATTGGATAAAGGCAATATCGCATCGATCGTCTCCGTACTACCTAAGATCGGACAGGCGTTGATGGGAGGTATCAGCGGTTTTGCTATCAATGTAGCCGTACTGGTGTTGATACTTTATTTTATGTTGATCGGTGGCAGCCAGATGGAAGCTTATATTTATGACATCCTGCCTTTCAACGAAAGAAATAAGAAAGAAGTCCTGAAAGAGATCAATATGATCGTAACATCCAATGCAATAGGTATTCCTTTGCTGGCTATTATCCAGGGACTGATCGCCATGCTGGGCTATTGGATATTTAATGCACCGAGTGCTTTCCTTTTCGGGTTTCTGACCTGCTTTGCAACTATAATTCCTGTTGTCGGAACCGCTATTGTCTGGCTTCCCCTTGTCGTATATATGGCATTGACCGGTGATTGGGTAAATGGGTTGGGATTGGCCGCCTATGCACTGATCGTGATTACGAACGTAGATAACCTGATCCGTTTTATGTTACAGAAGAAAATGGCGGATATACATCCCTTGGTAACTATTTTCGGTGTCATCATCGGTCTGTCCTTATTCGGATTTATGGGAGTGATCTTCGGACCGCTTCTAATCTCGGTTTTCATGCTTTGCTTCAATATGTTCAAGAAAGAATATTTGCATAGCAAGAATGACACACCGACCGGTTAA
- a CDS encoding FecR family protein, which yields MEESKNNIDRINDELLNELSVGDQECLDKWSTEHPDHAKLLGLLNGIELSPSVIAKGEDMRRGILTQLNRKIDGAIRRRLWLKIVSAAASIAVLLGITGYFSFQQGYKELNSQPIELANPLGMKSTVTLPDGSKVILNAGTKLCYPTAFVSKNRVVTVSGEAFFEVVSDPSRPFIVKAEDVNVQVFGTKFNVKAYEEENSIEVTLTEGKVGVRLENQMNVLQLTPGQQISYDKVNKRISKRDVNLNYYTSWREGKYYFNSMTFENIARQLERSFNVDIHIASDELKNIIITGDFIRGENLEQIMRVMTADKRMKYMIDGDQVYISEK from the coding sequence ATGGAAGAATCAAAAAATAACATAGATCGTATTAATGACGAGTTACTGAATGAGTTATCAGTAGGGGATCAGGAATGTTTAGACAAATGGTCGACGGAGCATCCCGATCATGCGAAATTACTCGGATTACTTAATGGTATCGAGCTATCTCCCTCTGTGATTGCTAAAGGAGAAGATATGCGAAGGGGGATTCTAACTCAGTTAAACCGAAAAATAGATGGTGCTATTCGTCGCAGACTTTGGTTGAAGATTGTTTCGGCTGCGGCTTCAATCGCTGTTTTGCTGGGAATAACCGGATATTTTTCTTTCCAGCAGGGGTATAAGGAACTGAACAGCCAGCCGATAGAATTGGCCAATCCTTTGGGAATGAAGTCTACCGTTACATTACCGGATGGGAGTAAGGTTATTTTGAATGCTGGTACCAAGTTATGCTATCCAACAGCCTTTGTTTCTAAAAATAGAGTGGTGACGGTTTCTGGAGAGGCTTTTTTTGAAGTCGTTTCAGATCCTTCCCGCCCATTTATTGTAAAAGCGGAAGATGTGAATGTACAGGTGTTTGGCACTAAATTCAATGTGAAAGCTTATGAAGAAGAGAATTCCATAGAAGTTACTTTGACTGAAGGAAAAGTCGGAGTCCGGCTGGAAAATCAAATGAATGTTTTGCAGTTGACCCCGGGACAGCAAATCAGTTATGATAAAGTAAATAAACGTATATCAAAGCGGGATGTGAATTTGAATTATTATACTTCATGGAGAGAGGGTAAATATTACTTCAATAGTATGACTTTCGAGAATATAGCCCGTCAGTTGGAGAGAAGTTTCAATGTCGATATCCATATTGCATCCGACGAATTGAAAAATATTATTATCACGGGAGATTTTATCCGTGGCGAAAACCTGGAACAGATCATGCGGGTTATGACTGCCGATAAACGTATGAAATATATGATAGACGGCGACCAGGTCTACATATCTGAGAAATAA
- a CDS encoding glutamine synthetase family protein codes for MKNELEMNSNLLVEFLQKPSSQFTKADIISFIREKGIKMVNFMYPAGDGRLKTLNFVINNAAYLDAILTCGERVDGSSLFSFIEAGSSDLYVIPRFRTAFVDPFAELPTVSMLCSFFNKDGEPLESSPEYTLHKASKAFTEVTGMEFEAMGELEYYVIAEEEELFPATDQRGYHESGPFAKFNEFRTQCMHYISQAGGQIKYGHSEVGNFTLNGKIYEQNEIEFLPTRVEDAADQLVIAKWVIRNLAYSYGLDITFAPKITVGKAGSGLHIHMRIMKEGQNQMLKDGVLSETARKAIAGMMQLASSITAFGNTNPTSYFRLVPHQEAPTNICWGDRNRSVLVRVPLGWAAKKDMCSLANPLEQDSHYDTTQKQTVEMRSPDGSADLYQLLAGLAVACRYGFEIENALEIAEKTYVNVNIHQEENKDRLSTLDQLPDSCAASAERLLKQRAIFEKYNVFSPSMIDGIIKKLQSYNDFSLRDDLKSDPEGMIRLVNTYFHCG; via the coding sequence ATGAAAAACGAATTAGAAATGAACTCCAACCTTTTGGTTGAGTTTCTGCAAAAACCTTCTTCCCAATTTACAAAAGCGGACATTATTTCTTTCATCCGCGAGAAGGGAATCAAAATGGTAAACTTTATGTATCCGGCAGGCGATGGCCGGTTGAAGACATTGAATTTTGTTATAAATAACGCTGCCTACCTCGATGCAATTCTAACCTGTGGCGAACGTGTGGACGGTTCGAGCCTGTTCTCTTTCATCGAAGCCGGTAGCAGCGACCTGTATGTGATCCCTCGTTTCCGAACGGCTTTTGTCGATCCTTTTGCCGAATTACCGACAGTCAGTATGCTCTGCTCTTTCTTCAATAAGGACGGGGAGCCGTTAGAAAGCTCACCGGAATATACTTTGCATAAAGCAAGTAAAGCTTTTACCGAAGTGACCGGAATGGAGTTTGAAGCCATGGGTGAACTAGAATATTATGTAATAGCAGAGGAAGAAGAACTGTTTCCGGCAACCGACCAACGAGGTTATCATGAATCCGGGCCTTTTGCCAAGTTCAACGAGTTCCGCACCCAGTGTATGCACTATATCTCACAGGCAGGCGGACAGATCAAATATGGTCATTCCGAAGTAGGTAATTTTACCTTGAACGGGAAAATATACGAACAGAATGAAATAGAGTTTCTTCCGACAAGGGTGGAGGATGCTGCCGACCAGCTTGTTATTGCCAAATGGGTTATTCGTAACCTGGCTTACAGTTATGGATTGGATATTACTTTCGCTCCGAAGATTACGGTAGGAAAGGCCGGTTCCGGTCTGCATATCCACATGCGCATCATGAAAGAAGGTCAAAACCAGATGCTGAAAGACGGGGTATTGTCTGAAACAGCCCGTAAGGCGATTGCCGGTATGATGCAGTTGGCATCTTCCATTACTGCTTTCGGAAACACGAATCCGACTTCTTACTTCCGTTTGGTTCCTCACCAGGAAGCTCCTACGAATATCTGTTGGGGTGATCGTAACCGTTCCGTATTGGTTCGTGTTCCGCTGGGTTGGGCTGCAAAGAAAGATATGTGTTCACTCGCTAACCCGTTGGAACAGGATAGCCATTACGACACGACACAGAAGCAAACCGTAGAGATGCGTTCGCCGGATGGTTCGGCCGACCTGTATCAGCTGCTTGCCGGATTGGCGGTTGCCTGCCGTTATGGTTTTGAAATAGAGAATGCCTTGGAGATTGCAGAAAAGACGTATGTCAACGTCAATATTCATCAGGAAGAAAATAAAGACCGCTTAAGTACATTAGATCAATTACCCGACAGTTGTGCCGCTTCAGCCGAACGTTTGCTGAAACAACGGGCAATCTTTGAAAAGTACAATGTATTTAGTCCGAGTATGATCGACGGCATCATTAAAAAGTTGCAATCATATAACGACTTCTCCTTGCGGGATGACCTGAAGAGTGATCCGGAAGGAATGATTCGCTTGGTGAATACGTATTTCCATTGCGGATAA
- a CDS encoding TetR/AcrR family transcriptional regulator, whose product MEKEEVIVKPSKNRELTELALLNAVNTLIEDEGFENLGVNAVAAKAGVSKMLIYRYFDSLDGLIAAYIQKYDYWINLEPELPDTEHLGDFIKDLFRNQIRMLRSDYTLRRLYRWELSAKNKVIKELRERREAKGMWLVGAVSRLTNRPESEISIMATILSASISYLVLLEETCPVYNGIKLQSEDGWEQLENGLDKIIDNWINNGNHE is encoded by the coding sequence ATGGAAAAAGAAGAAGTTATAGTAAAACCAAGTAAAAACAGGGAGTTGACAGAGCTTGCCTTGTTGAACGCTGTCAATACCCTGATAGAGGATGAGGGTTTCGAGAATTTAGGCGTCAATGCGGTAGCTGCCAAAGCCGGAGTTTCAAAGATGCTGATATATCGTTATTTTGACTCGCTGGACGGATTGATCGCTGCTTATATCCAGAAATATGACTACTGGATCAACCTGGAGCCGGAACTGCCGGATACGGAACACCTGGGAGATTTTATAAAGGATCTTTTCCGTAATCAAATCAGGATGCTCCGTAGTGACTATACTTTACGGCGATTATATCGTTGGGAACTTTCCGCAAAGAACAAGGTGATAAAAGAATTGAGGGAAAGACGGGAAGCCAAAGGTATGTGGCTGGTCGGTGCCGTAAGCCGGTTGACAAACAGGCCGGAGTCGGAAATATCGATCATGGCGACAATCCTTTCAGCTTCTATCAGTTACCTAGTGCTGTTGGAAGAGACTTGTCCGGTATATAACGGCATCAAGTTACAGTCTGAAGACGGTTGGGAACAACTGGAGAATGGCCTGGACAAAATAATAGATAACTGGATAAATAACGGAAACCATGAATAA
- the map gene encoding type I methionyl aminopeptidase: MRRRNNWQIIKGQPLTEFDKKILYLQNKGHLVPSRKLIKTEEQIEGIRRSGVVNSGILDLVAKEIKAGMSTAQIDKLVYDYTTDHGAIPAPLNFEGFPKSVCTSINEVVCHGIPSEKEILKEGDIINVDVSTILDGYFSDASRMFMIGKVSPGKEKLVRVAKECLEVGMEAARPFGYVGDIGHAVQKHAEKNGFSVVRDLCGHGVGLEFHEEPEVAHFGRKGTGMLLVPGMVFTIEPMINMGTYRVYIAEEDGWTVITDDELPSAQWEHTFVMREDGLEILSD, translated from the coding sequence ATGAGAAGAAGAAATAATTGGCAGATCATCAAAGGCCAGCCACTAACGGAATTCGATAAAAAGATACTCTATCTCCAGAATAAAGGTCATTTGGTTCCTTCCCGAAAACTGATTAAAACAGAAGAACAGATCGAAGGCATTCGTAGAAGCGGAGTCGTAAACTCTGGTATCCTTGATTTGGTTGCAAAAGAGATCAAGGCAGGAATGTCGACAGCCCAGATCGATAAGCTGGTGTACGATTATACGACGGATCACGGTGCTATTCCGGCTCCGTTGAACTTTGAAGGCTTTCCGAAGAGCGTATGTACTTCGATCAATGAAGTCGTTTGTCATGGTATCCCCAGCGAAAAGGAGATACTGAAGGAAGGTGATATTATCAACGTAGATGTATCTACCATCCTGGACGGTTATTTTTCGGATGCATCCCGTATGTTTATGATCGGTAAAGTTTCTCCGGGGAAAGAGAAGCTGGTTCGTGTGGCGAAGGAATGTCTGGAAGTCGGCATGGAGGCAGCCAGGCCTTTTGGTTATGTCGGCGATATCGGACATGCCGTTCAGAAGCATGCCGAGAAGAATGGTTTTTCGGTGGTTCGCGACTTATGCGGTCATGGTGTCGGATTGGAATTCCATGAAGAGCCGGAAGTGGCTCATTTCGGTCGTAAGGGAACGGGGATGCTTTTGGTTCCGGGCATGGTTTTTACCATCGAGCCGATGATCAATATGGGAACTTATCGCGTTTACATCGCCGAAGAGGATGGATGGACCGTAATAACAGACGACGAACTTCCTTCTGCACAGTGGGAACATACCTTTGTGATGCGGGAGGACGGCCTGGAAATATTATCTGACTGA